One segment of Colias croceus chromosome 15, ilColCroc2.1 DNA contains the following:
- the LOC123698286 gene encoding uncharacterized protein LOC123698286 isoform X2, with the protein MPPKRVKDDDDCGEPSPRISFNDLEKSMTPFSGDDAYGIETFVKDFEDISSLMQWGEIEKLIFSKRLLAGTAKLFLRSLSGTTTWDTLKSELREEFGKKLNSATVHKRLSTRRMKMNETHQQYFLHMKELAVLGNVEDEALMEYVIDGIKDSESNKNILYGACNIKEFRKKLDIYSEIKKKSYSPNKIQSNSVSKSIGMKIQKTLRVKRCFNCGDLDHESPNCTKGIKCFKCNLFGHKSTECSKSIKKSLEIMSTKNNIDVRPFKKLKINNIDVEALIDTGSDANLIIMSYFRKIQGEKLLSYSSGTTETLTGIAEKEIYTKGSFTAKIEIDDCYFETLFYVVDDGAIPVNIILGNPVLKEVEINFKSGTITATRILHLTMLENENEDITNIENKEYKNKIQNIIKEYNPKRCTKESNVKLKILLTDDVPVYQNPRRLSPLELNIVDKQIKEWLDEGIIKTKGEIKPSVEKIAAVEHFQTPHNIKSLQSFLGLTGYFRKFIKDYSLIAKPLTDLLKKVLKIYDPNLETELHTDASAEGYGAVLLQRSLTDNKMHPVYYMSKKTSATEKKYHSYYLEILAIVEAVKKFRVYLLGIKFKIVTDCSALTMTLQKKDLPPRVARWALLLEEYDYTIEHRPAARMKHADALSRQPIKNIIVLTDTAARLRRAQDDDLQIKLIKKVLEKESYDDYVLENGMLWKIKDGNKLMVVPKKMQNEIIRKHHENGHFGCVKTEELINRNYYIENLKEKIKTNIDNCVECILNSNKRGKKEGFLHVIDKGDLPLSTYHIDHLRLLTHLGQMILQDDRVGIG; encoded by the exons ATGCCGCCGAAACGAGtaaaagatgatgatgattgtggTGAACCATCGCCGCGTATTTCCTTCAATGACTTAGAGAAATCAATGACGCCATTTTCGGGTGATGATGCCTATGGCATCGAAACATTCGTAAAAGATTTTGAAGATATTTCCTCTTTAATGCAATGGGgcgaaatagaaaaactcaTATTTTCGAAGCGGCTTCTCGCGGGAACCGCCAAGCTATTTTTACGTTCACTAAGTGGGACCACCACGTGGGATACACTTAAGTCTGAGCTCCGTGAGGAATTTGGTAAGAAGTTGAACAGTGCAACTGTTCACAAGAGACTTTCAACTCGCCGGATGAAGATGAATGAGACTCAtcagcaatattttttacatatgaaGGAACTTGCAGTACTTGGGAATGTTGAAGATGAAGCCCTGATGGAATATGTCATCGACGGTATTAAAGACAGTGAgtccaacaaaaatattttatatggcgcttgtaacattaaagaattcagaaagaaattagacatttattcagaaattaagaaaaaatcatattcacCTAATAAGATTCAAAGTAATTCAGTATCAAAGTCCATTGgcatgaaaattcaaaaaacactACGAGTAAAGAGATGTTTCAATTGTGGAGATTTAGATCATGAGTCGCCTAATTGTACTAAAggcattaaatgttttaaatgcaaCTTGTTTGGCCATAAATCAACTGAATGttctaaaagtataaaaaagagtttggaaattatgtcaactaaaaataatattgatgtgaGACCTTTCAAgaagctgaaaataaataatattgatgtagaAGCCCTGATTGATACCGGAAGCGatgctaatttaataattatgtcttattttaggaagattcaaggtgaaaaattgttatcttATAGTTCAGGAACAACAGAAACTTTAACTGGAATAGCTGAAAaggaaatttatacaaaaggaTCTTTCACagcaaaaattgaaattgatgattgttattttgaaactttattttatgttgttgatGATGGCGCTATCCCTGTCAACATTATATTAGGAAATCCTGTACTGAAAgaagtagaaatcaattttaaatctgGAACTATCACTGCAACAAGAATATTACACCTTACAATGCTAgagaatgaaaatgaagatatcacaaatattgaaaacaaagaatataagaataaaatacagaatattataaaagaatataaccCCAAAAGATGTACTAAAGAatcaaatgtaaaacttaaaatattattaaccgatGATGTACCAGTTTATCAGAATCCACGACGATTGTCACCTTTGGAGCTTAACATTGTTGACAAACAGATTAAAGAATGGCTTGATgaaggaataataaaaacaa AAGGTGAAATTAAACCTTCAGTGGAGAAAATTGCCGCTGTAGAACATTTTCAGACTCCTCACAATATAAAGTCACTTCAAAGTTTCCTCGGACTAACAGGTTATTTTAGAAAGTTTATAAAGGATTATTCTTTAATAGCAAAACCTCTGACTGATTTACTAAAGAAAG TTTTGAAGATTTATGATCCGAATTTAGAAACAGAACTACACACAGATGCAAGTGCTGAAGGATATGGTGCTGTATTATTGCAAAGGAGTTTAACAGATAATAAGATGCATCCCGTTTACTACATGAGCAAGAAGACATCCGCTACTGAAAAAAAGTATCACagttattatttagaaatattagCTATTGTTGAAGCTGTTAAAAAGTTTAGAGTATACTTGCtaggtattaaatttaaaattgttacagACTGCTCCGCCTTGACTATGACATTGCAGAAAAAAGACTTACCTCCGAGAGTAGCTCGCTGGGCGCTCTTACTTGAAGAATATGACTACACGATTGAACATCGGCCTGCAGCAAGGATGAAACATGCAGATGCTCTCAGCCGACAGcctataaagaatataattgtACTTACCGATACCGCAGCACGCCTGCGAAGAGCTCAAGATGATGATCtgcaaataaaactaataaagaaagTATTAGAAAAGGAATCTTATGATGACTATGTTTTAGAGAATGGAATGTTATGGAAGATTAAggatggaaataaattaatggttgtacctaagaaaatgcaaaatgaaattataagaaaacatcATGAAAACGGACATTTTGGTTGTGTTAAAACTgaggaattaataaatagaaattattatatagagaatttaaaggaaaagattaaaacaaacattgataATTGCGTGGAATGTatacttaattcaaataaaagaggAAAGAAGGAAGGATTTCTACATGTAATAGATAAAGGTGATTTACCATTGTCTACTTACCATATTGATCATCTACGACTGTTGACTCATCTGGGACAGATGATTCTGCAGGATGACCGtgtgggaataggataa